The Ailuropoda melanoleuca isolate Jingjing unplaced genomic scaffold, ASM200744v2 unplaced-scaffold7500, whole genome shotgun sequence genome contains a region encoding:
- the LOC100471158 gene encoding olfactory receptor 2T29, with amino-acid sequence MENTTWVVNHTGRSDFDLVGLFSQFKYPALLCLVIFVVFLMALSGNTILILLIHYDVHLHNPMYFFITQLSLMDVMYISVTVPKMLMDQVMGVKHISAPECGMQMFLYLMLGGSEVFLLAAMAYDRYVAICHPLRYPILMNHRVCLLLASSSWFLGSMDGFVLTPITMTVPFCRSREIHHFFCEVPAVMKLSCSDTSLYETLMYLCCVLMLLIPVTIISSSYSFILFTIHRMNSAGGRKKAFATCSSHMMVVILFYGASIYTYMLPASYHTPEKDMIVSVFYTILTPVLNPLIYSLRNKDVTRALKIMLNVGSVFEETIK; translated from the coding sequence ATGGAGAACACAACGTGGGTGGTCAACCATACTGGACGATCAGATTTTGACTTGGTGGGACTCTTCAGTCAATTCAAGTATCCAGCTCTCCTTTGTTtggtcatttttgtggttttcctGATGGCCTTGTCTGGAAACACCATCCTGATCCTTCTGATACACTATGATGTTCACCTTCATAaccccatgtacttttttatcACCCAGTTATCTCTCATGGATGTGATGTATATTTCTGTCACTGTGCCTAAGATGCTCATGGACCAGGTCATGGGTGTGAAACATATTTCAGCCCCTGAATGTGGGATGCAGATGTTTCTCTATCTGATGCTAGGAGGttcagaagttttccttctagCTGCCATGGCATacgaccgctatgtggccatctgccatCCACTCCGTTATCCTATCCTCATGAATCATAGAGTATGTCTCCTCTTGGCATCTTCCTCCTGGTTTCTGGGATCTATGGATGGATTTGTGCTCACACCCATCACCATGACTGTCCCCTTCTGCAGATCCCGGGAGATCCACCATTTCTTCTGTGAGGTCCCTGCTGTAATGAAGCTTTCCTGCTCAGACACTTCGCTCTATGAGACACTCATGTACCTGTGTTGTGTCCTCATGCTCCTCATCCCTGTGACAATCATTTCAAGCTCCTATTCTTTCATCCTCTTCACCATCCACAGGATGAACTCAGCAGGGGGACGGAAGAAGGCTTTTGCCACTTGTTCTTCCCACATGATGGTGGTCATCCTCTTCTACGGTGCTTCCATCTATACCTACATGCTCCCTGCCTCCTATCACACTCCTGAGAAGGACATGATTGTATCTGTCTTTTATACTATACTCACTCCTGTTCTAAACCCTTTAATTTATAGTCTTAGGAATAAGGATGTTACAAGGGCtctaaaaataatgttgaatgtGGGATCGGTCTTTGAGGAAACTATAAAGTAG
- the LOC117800704 gene encoding olfactory receptor 2T29-like, producing MENTTWVVNHTGRSDFDLVGLFSQFKYPALLCLVIFVVFLMALSGNTILILLIHYDVHLHNPMYFFITQLSLMDVMYISVTVPKMLMDQVMGVKHISAPECGMQMFLYLMLGGSEVFLLAAMAYDRYVAICHPLRYPILMNHRVCLLLASSSWFLGSMDGFVLTPITMTVPFCRSREIHHFFCEVPAVMKLSCSDTSLYETLMYLCCVLMLXNR from the coding sequence ATGGAGAACACAACGTGGGTGGTCAACCATACTGGACGATCAGATTTTGACTTGGTGGGACTCTTCAGTCAATTCAAGTATCCAGCTCTCCTTTGTTtggtcatttttgtggttttcctGATGGCCTTGTCTGGAAACACCATCCTGATCCTTCTGATACACTATGATGTTCACCTTCATAaccccatgtacttttttatcACCCAGTTATCTCTCATGGATGTGATGTATATTTCTGTCACTGTGCCTAAGATGCTCATGGACCAGGTCATGGGTGTGAAACATATTTCAGCCCCTGAATGTGGGATGCAGATGTTTCTCTATCTGATGCTAGGAGGttcagaagttttccttctagCTGCCATGGCATacgaccgctatgtggccatctgccatCCACTCCGTTATCCTATCCTCATGAATCATAGAGTATGTCTCCTCTTGGCATCTTCCTCCTGGTTTCTGGGATCTATGGATGGATTTGTGCTCACACCCATCACCATGACTGTCCCCTTCTGCAGATCCCGGGAGATCCACCATTTCTTCTGTGAGGTCCCTGCTGTAATGAAGCTTTCCTGCTCAGACACTTCGCTCTATGAGACACTCATGTACCTGTGTTGTGTCCTCATGCTCCNGAATAGATAG